Proteins from one Dethiosulfovibrio russensis genomic window:
- a CDS encoding penicillin-binding protein 1A, protein MLRKKTKNRKAPSSLWRILGTFFFLSLTVIVALSAIGTAVIVSKLAQDLPSDDEILSYKANEASVVYDRNGKVITKLFLENRRPVELKDISRWMVMSTLAAEDSSFYSHHGIRPLAIMRSIFSGEGGHGASTITQQLARNLFLTLDQTMQRKGREAILSLRIEQLYSKDKILETYLNAIYFGHGAWGIGAAAQAYFGKTPSSLTLAEASVLAGLIAAPERYSPIKNLKKAKVRQRYVLQRLTTLGWITEEQKKRAQSEKLTFNNTTVKNVLNVNKAPYFVSHILFKRLLPKYGRDRVYSSGLKIYTTIDLDLQIAAEEAIQELKSEGAIVAMDPETGEILALVGGKDFEVSKFNRATQAYRQPGSAFKPILYTAALESGYMPTDHILDKPISYEIKESVDKIWTPGNYSKKFAGEETLFEALTHSHNTPAVRLTDLTGVEAVMSMARRLGITSPHLSPALSIGLGTASVTPLEMASVYCVYANNGKKVAPYSIREIRDNNDKTLESHAPRLEDAIDSSTAIVMRSMLIDVVKAGTGRRAALTGYEVFGKTGTTNEYSDAWFAGGLPGLVSVVYAGNDDHKPLGRAATGGRVALPVWKNFMEKAVTMRTYPSIFDVPEDSAVIKVRVCRKSGYIASDGCSFAELYLPQDRAPKAICPLHGGSPMMAMEDPNAPRLLLLPQDRSFQLGEMTVPSEVAPSVIPPSIPAHVPPGIAPATDPYADERETPATVEDKYQQLLKQYGLSD, encoded by the coding sequence ATGTTACGCAAAAAAACTAAAAATCGGAAGGCCCCCTCTTCTCTTTGGCGAATTCTGGGGACCTTTTTCTTTTTGTCTTTGACGGTAATAGTCGCTTTGAGCGCTATAGGGACTGCCGTCATCGTATCGAAACTGGCTCAGGACCTACCCTCTGACGACGAGATCCTTTCCTATAAGGCTAACGAAGCCAGCGTCGTGTACGATAGGAATGGCAAGGTAATAACGAAACTGTTTCTGGAAAACAGACGACCGGTGGAGCTCAAGGATATCTCCAGGTGGATGGTGATGTCCACTTTAGCAGCGGAAGACTCCTCTTTTTATTCCCATCACGGGATAAGACCCCTGGCGATTATGCGATCGATCTTTTCAGGTGAAGGTGGGCACGGCGCAAGCACGATAACGCAGCAGCTGGCCAGAAATTTATTTCTCACATTGGATCAAACTATGCAGAGAAAAGGGAGAGAGGCGATCCTATCGCTTCGCATAGAACAACTGTACAGCAAGGATAAGATACTGGAGACCTATCTAAACGCCATATACTTCGGACACGGGGCCTGGGGAATAGGAGCCGCCGCTCAGGCTTACTTCGGAAAAACGCCGTCGAGCCTGACCTTGGCTGAGGCGTCGGTTCTAGCAGGTCTTATAGCGGCACCGGAGAGGTATTCTCCGATAAAAAACCTCAAAAAAGCCAAAGTCCGTCAAAGATACGTCCTTCAAAGACTGACTACTTTGGGGTGGATAACGGAAGAACAGAAAAAAAGAGCCCAATCGGAAAAACTGACTTTCAACAACACCACCGTAAAAAACGTGCTCAACGTCAACAAGGCACCTTATTTCGTGAGTCACATACTTTTCAAGAGACTGTTGCCTAAATATGGAAGAGATCGCGTCTATTCTTCAGGCCTAAAGATATACACTACCATCGACTTGGATCTACAGATAGCGGCGGAGGAGGCCATCCAAGAGCTCAAGTCGGAGGGAGCTATAGTAGCAATGGATCCTGAGACCGGGGAGATCTTGGCTCTGGTCGGAGGAAAGGATTTCGAGGTCAGCAAATTCAACAGAGCCACTCAGGCCTATCGTCAGCCCGGCTCGGCCTTCAAGCCGATACTCTACACCGCGGCACTGGAAAGCGGCTATATGCCCACGGATCATATCCTGGACAAACCCATCTCCTACGAGATAAAAGAGAGCGTTGACAAGATTTGGACTCCCGGCAACTACAGCAAAAAATTCGCAGGAGAAGAAACGTTGTTCGAAGCCCTTACCCATTCTCACAACACTCCTGCCGTTAGGCTTACTGATCTTACCGGTGTAGAAGCAGTAATGTCCATGGCCAGAAGGCTGGGTATAACATCGCCACACCTATCTCCGGCTTTATCGATCGGGCTGGGTACCGCCAGCGTGACCCCTCTGGAGATGGCATCGGTTTACTGCGTTTACGCAAACAACGGCAAAAAGGTCGCTCCCTACTCCATAAGAGAGATAAGGGATAACAACGATAAAACACTCGAAAGCCACGCTCCGAGGCTAGAAGATGCCATAGATTCCTCCACCGCCATAGTGATGAGATCTATGTTGATAGACGTGGTCAAGGCCGGAACGGGACGCAGAGCGGCTCTAACGGGATACGAGGTCTTCGGAAAAACGGGAACGACGAACGAGTACAGCGATGCGTGGTTCGCTGGCGGACTACCAGGCCTGGTCTCCGTCGTTTATGCAGGGAACGACGATCATAAACCTCTAGGAAGGGCCGCCACGGGAGGGAGAGTCGCTCTCCCCGTTTGGAAAAATTTCATGGAAAAAGCCGTTACCATGAGAACCTATCCGAGCATTTTCGACGTACCAGAAGATTCCGCGGTGATCAAGGTCAGGGTTTGCCGTAAATCCGGCTACATCGCTTCAGACGGCTGCTCTTTCGCAGAGCTGTACTTGCCGCAGGACAGAGCACCGAAGGCAATTTGTCCGTTACACGGCGGATCTCCCATGATGGCGATGGAGGACCCCAACGCTCCCAGATTATTACTGCTTCCTCAGGACAGATCCTTCCAGCTGGGAGAGATGACCGTTCCGTCAGAAGTCGCTCCATCTGTGATTCCGCCGTCCATCCCCGCCCATGTTCCTCCGGGGATCGCGCCCGCGACCGATCCATATGCCGATGAGCGAGAAACTCCTGCAACGGTCGAGGATAAGTACCAGCAACTTCTGAAACAGTACGGCCTTTCAGACTGA